In a single window of the Carassius gibelio isolate Cgi1373 ecotype wild population from Czech Republic chromosome A12, carGib1.2-hapl.c, whole genome shotgun sequence genome:
- the LOC128024969 gene encoding SUN domain-containing protein 1 isoform X3, with the protein MSRRSLRLHTSLSHYGDDSLLDPSLQHSASFSCDKTLRSRRAHHSFSGTTPIIQTPRSASTSVLQAHNSTLNSCAPSDASLLSSLLDESSIQESTLVDSFWGLDEDCDIKDQTIIAHHSTVEAKTQNSTAQKGYICKDCSITSPSKNSSSLHNATGHQVSVTETPRSNFPNTALYCRDKNRRYKPGAMGMLSEACIHSKRRIAAFVLYICTLLMHVALLKGLLLSVLHWCVRVCKGIARFTITLLRKTLRSVQKKRATNGCANGGIIQKIPALPAFRRLEIEVAITDITVRKPGNEKYYNSMSVKEVVLQKERPKISGILWRTTSGSFLWLVDFFSKCLPMLSKVLFLVPFLLFLALCYWGPSRLLAMLPSANVMVWKDASYVTPSTTSMRDSEEGQTPPDTDTQRPLVLLSSSVEAERLMRLEDNLSQLWDRVTGGLLRQEEQHTEVLSLYNTLRSELHRHTDRESLGQWIGDLLEERFSLLTGDVQKEAKDTQQHQEKHAEERQSENTRLAEAEALLQTLARKTEELQRKQEPGFRKIPEAEVPAPDPHSEGDESSSSEVLLAEVRRLEEALQHIRDDVQGLMGCRDKCEQLDSLSISVSEQVEREIRSLFYGSDREEELELPKSLLQWLSDHFVSTTEMQASLGNLESSILGNLTLQVEEGQSPSKETITQTVRQATGEAGFSEEHVQFIVNNAMKLYSEDRTGLVDYALESGGGSIISTRCSESFDTKTALLSLFGFPLWYFSQSARVVIQPDVHPGNCWAFKGSQGYLVIGLSMKILPTAFSLDHVPKSLSPTGSISSAPREFSVYGLDDEQQEEGQLLGQFVYNEDGDALQTFLVSEEVSRGFQIIEMRVLSNWGHPEYTCLYRFRVHGKLVDE; encoded by the exons ATGTCCAGGCGTAGTCTCCGTCTGCACACCAGCCTGAGTCACTATGGAGACGACAGTCTGCTTGACCCATCTCTTCAGCACAGCGCCTCCTTCAGCTGTGACAA GACACTGAGGAGCAGAAGAGCTCATCACTCTTTTTCAGGGACAACACCGATTATTCAAACTCCGAGGTCTGCTTCCACGTCAGTCCTACAGGCCCATAACAGCACCCTGAACAGCTGTGCGCCCAGCGATGCCTCTCTGCTGTCCTCTCTTCTAGATGAGTCCTCCATACAGGAAAGCACCCTAGTCGACAGCTTTTGGG gTTTGGATGAAGACTGTGACATTAAGG acCAGACTATAATTGCACACCACAGCACAGTGGAGGCCAAAACGCAGAACTCTACAGCACAGAAAGGCTACATCTGCAAAGACTGCTCCATCACCTCTCCCTCCAAGAACAGCAGTTCCCTTCATAATGCTACTGGGCATCAGGTGTCTGTTACGGAGACGCCCAGATCAAACTTTCCAAACACTGCGTTATACTGCAGGGACAAGAATCGCAGATATAAGCCAG GTGCGATGGGGATGTTGTCTGAGGCGTGCATTCATAGCAAAAGGAGAATTGCTGCATTTGTGTTGTACATATGCACTCTACTGATGCATGTGGCTCTGCTCAAAG GCCTGCTGTTATCAGTGTTGCACtggtgtgtgcgagtgtgtaagGGAATCGCTCGCTTCACAATCACTCTGCTGAGGAAGACATTGCGGTCTGTGCAGAAGAAGAGAGCCACCAATGGCTGTGCTAACGGAG GCATCATACAAAAGATACCTGCTTTACCAGCATTTCGTCGTCTTGAAATTGAAGTTGCAATAACGGATATAACTGTCCGTAAACCAG GCAATGAGAAATACTACAACAGTATGAGTGTTAAAGAGGTAGTGCTGCAAAAGGAACGACCGAAGATTAGTGGCAtactat gGAGGACTACCTCAGGAAGCTTCTTATGGCTTGTCGATTTCTTTTCAAA GTGTCTACCTATGCTTTCGAAAGTCCTATTTCTAGTACCTTTCCTTCTGTTTCTTG CTCTGTGCTACTGGGGGCCATCCAGACTGTTAGCCATGCTGCCTTCTGCTAATGTGATGGTGTGGAAGGACGCCTCCTATGTCACCCCTTCAACCACCTCTATGCGTGACTCAGAGGAGGGACAGACACCCCCTGACACAGACACTCAG AGGCCCTTGGTTCTGTTGTCTTCATCAGTAGAGGCAGAGAGGTTGATGCGTTTAGAAGACAACTTGTCTCAGCTGTGGGATCGAGTAACGGGGGGTTTGCTCAGGCAGGAGGAGCAGCACACTGAAGTGCTCAGTCTCTATAACACCCTGCGCTCAGAGCTTCACCGTCACACAGACCGAGAGAGTCTGGGCCAGTGGATTGGAGATCTGCTGGAGGAGAGATTCAGCTTACTGACAGGCGACGTGCAGAAAGAGGCCAAGGACACACAACAG CATCAAGAAAAGCATGCAGAAGAGCGTCAGTCAGAGAATACTCGACTCGCTGAAGCTGAGGCTCTGCTTCAGACATTAGCACGCAAAACTGAG GAGTTGCAGAGAAAACAAGAACCTGGTTTTAGAAAAATTCCTGAGGCTGAGGTGCCTGCCCCTGATCCACACAG TGAGGGGGATGAGAGCAGCTCCAGTGAGGTTTTACTGGCAGAGGTGAGGCGGCTAGAGGAGGCTTTGCAGCACATCAGAGATGATGTGCAGGGACTGATGGGATGCAGAGACAAGTGTGAGCAGCTGGATTCCCTATCAATCTCA GTATCCGAGCAGGTGGAGAGGGAAATCAGGTCTCTGTTTTATGGCAGTGACCGAGAGGAAGAGTTGGAGCTTCCTAAATCTCTCCTGCAGTGGCTCTCTGATCACTTTGTGAGCACCACTGAAATGCAGGCTTCACTCGGCAATCTGGAGAGCAGCATTCTGGGTAACCTGACCCTTCAGGTAGAGGAGGGCCAGTCACCTTCTAAAGAGACGATCACCCAAACTGTACGACAAGCCACAGGGGAGGCAGGCTTCTCGGAGGAA CATGTACAGTTCATTGTCAACAATGCAATGAAGCTTTATTCTGAAGACCGCACTGGTCTGGTGGACTATGCATTGGAATCTGGAG GAGGCAGCATCATAAGCACACGCTGCTCAGAGTCCTTTGACACCAAAACAGCACTGCTGAGTCTGTTTGGCTTCCCGCTGTGGTACTTCTCCCAGTCAGCACGtgtagtcatacag CCAGATGTGCATCCTGGGAACTGCTGGGCATTTAAAGGATCACAAGGTTATCTGGTGATTGGGTTATCCATGAAGATTTTGCCTACAGCCTTTTCTCTGGATCATGTGCCCAAATCCCTGTCGCCCACTGGCAGCATCAGCAGCGCCCCACGAGAGTTCAGTGTATAT GGTCTTGATGACGAGCAGCAGGAAGAGGGGCAGTTACTCGGACAGTTTGTTTATAATGAAGATGGCGATGCTCTTCAGACCTTCTTAGTGTCT GAGGAGGTCTCGAGAGGTTTTCAGATCATTGAGATGAGAGTGCTGTCTAACTGGGGTCATCCTGAATACACCTGTTTGTACCGTTTCCGGGTTCATGGGAAGCTTGTTGATGAATGA
- the LOC128024969 gene encoding SUN domain-containing protein 1 isoform X2, producing MTSDYSWDLESWGWTVLSSYSSSAQDFERELKIGPVYESPRMSRRSLRLHTSLSHYGDDSLLDPSLQHSASFSCDKTLRSRRAHHSFSGTTPIIQTPRSASTSVLQAHNSTLNSCAPSDASLLSSLLDESSIQESTLVDSFWGLDEDCDIKDQTIIAHHSTVEAKTQNSTAQKGYICKDCSITSPSKNSSSLHNATGHQVSVTETPRSNFPNTALYCRDKNRRYKPGAMGMLSEACIHSKRRIAAFVLYICTLLMHVALLKGLLLSVLHWCVRVCKGIARFTITLLRKTLRSVQKKRATNGCANGGNEKYYNSMSVKEVVLQKERPKISGILWRTTSGSFLWLVDFFSKCLPMLSKVLFLVPFLLFLALCYWGPSRLLAMLPSANVMVWKDASYVTPSTTSMRDSEEGQTPPDTDTQRPLVLLSSSVEAERLMRLEDNLSQLWDRVTGGLLRQEEQHTEVLSLYNTLRSELHRHTDRESLGQWIGDLLEERFSLLTGDVQKEAKDTQQHQEKHAEERQSENTRLAEAEALLQTLARKTEELQRKQEPGFRKIPEAEVPAPDPHSEGDESSSSEVLLAEVRRLEEALQHIRDDVQGLMGCRDKCEQLDSLSISVSEQVEREIRSLFYGSDREEELELPKSLLQWLSDHFVSTTEMQASLGNLESSILGNLTLQVEEGQSPSKETITQTVRQATGEAGFSEEHVQFIVNNAMKLYSEDRTGLVDYALESGGGSIISTRCSESFDTKTALLSLFGFPLWYFSQSARVVIQPDVHPGNCWAFKGSQGYLVIGLSMKILPTAFSLDHVPKSLSPTGSISSAPREFSVYGLDDEQQEEGQLLGQFVYNEDGDALQTFLVSEEVSRGFQIIEMRVLSNWGHPEYTCLYRFRVHGKLVDE from the exons aTGACCAGTGACTACTCATGGGATCTGGAGAGCTGGGGCTGGACAGTGCT TTCCAGCTACTCCTCTTCAGCACAAGACTTTGAGAGGGAGCTCAAGATTGGGCCCGTCTACGAGTCGCCCAGGATGTCCAGGCGTAGTCTCCGTCTGCACACCAGCCTGAGTCACTATGGAGACGACAGTCTGCTTGACCCATCTCTTCAGCACAGCGCCTCCTTCAGCTGTGACAA GACACTGAGGAGCAGAAGAGCTCATCACTCTTTTTCAGGGACAACACCGATTATTCAAACTCCGAGGTCTGCTTCCACGTCAGTCCTACAGGCCCATAACAGCACCCTGAACAGCTGTGCGCCCAGCGATGCCTCTCTGCTGTCCTCTCTTCTAGATGAGTCCTCCATACAGGAAAGCACCCTAGTCGACAGCTTTTGGG gTTTGGATGAAGACTGTGACATTAAGG acCAGACTATAATTGCACACCACAGCACAGTGGAGGCCAAAACGCAGAACTCTACAGCACAGAAAGGCTACATCTGCAAAGACTGCTCCATCACCTCTCCCTCCAAGAACAGCAGTTCCCTTCATAATGCTACTGGGCATCAGGTGTCTGTTACGGAGACGCCCAGATCAAACTTTCCAAACACTGCGTTATACTGCAGGGACAAGAATCGCAGATATAAGCCAG GTGCGATGGGGATGTTGTCTGAGGCGTGCATTCATAGCAAAAGGAGAATTGCTGCATTTGTGTTGTACATATGCACTCTACTGATGCATGTGGCTCTGCTCAAAG GCCTGCTGTTATCAGTGTTGCACtggtgtgtgcgagtgtgtaagGGAATCGCTCGCTTCACAATCACTCTGCTGAGGAAGACATTGCGGTCTGTGCAGAAGAAGAGAGCCACCAATGGCTGTGCTAACGGAG GCAATGAGAAATACTACAACAGTATGAGTGTTAAAGAGGTAGTGCTGCAAAAGGAACGACCGAAGATTAGTGGCAtactat gGAGGACTACCTCAGGAAGCTTCTTATGGCTTGTCGATTTCTTTTCAAA GTGTCTACCTATGCTTTCGAAAGTCCTATTTCTAGTACCTTTCCTTCTGTTTCTTG CTCTGTGCTACTGGGGGCCATCCAGACTGTTAGCCATGCTGCCTTCTGCTAATGTGATGGTGTGGAAGGACGCCTCCTATGTCACCCCTTCAACCACCTCTATGCGTGACTCAGAGGAGGGACAGACACCCCCTGACACAGACACTCAG AGGCCCTTGGTTCTGTTGTCTTCATCAGTAGAGGCAGAGAGGTTGATGCGTTTAGAAGACAACTTGTCTCAGCTGTGGGATCGAGTAACGGGGGGTTTGCTCAGGCAGGAGGAGCAGCACACTGAAGTGCTCAGTCTCTATAACACCCTGCGCTCAGAGCTTCACCGTCACACAGACCGAGAGAGTCTGGGCCAGTGGATTGGAGATCTGCTGGAGGAGAGATTCAGCTTACTGACAGGCGACGTGCAGAAAGAGGCCAAGGACACACAACAG CATCAAGAAAAGCATGCAGAAGAGCGTCAGTCAGAGAATACTCGACTCGCTGAAGCTGAGGCTCTGCTTCAGACATTAGCACGCAAAACTGAG GAGTTGCAGAGAAAACAAGAACCTGGTTTTAGAAAAATTCCTGAGGCTGAGGTGCCTGCCCCTGATCCACACAG TGAGGGGGATGAGAGCAGCTCCAGTGAGGTTTTACTGGCAGAGGTGAGGCGGCTAGAGGAGGCTTTGCAGCACATCAGAGATGATGTGCAGGGACTGATGGGATGCAGAGACAAGTGTGAGCAGCTGGATTCCCTATCAATCTCA GTATCCGAGCAGGTGGAGAGGGAAATCAGGTCTCTGTTTTATGGCAGTGACCGAGAGGAAGAGTTGGAGCTTCCTAAATCTCTCCTGCAGTGGCTCTCTGATCACTTTGTGAGCACCACTGAAATGCAGGCTTCACTCGGCAATCTGGAGAGCAGCATTCTGGGTAACCTGACCCTTCAGGTAGAGGAGGGCCAGTCACCTTCTAAAGAGACGATCACCCAAACTGTACGACAAGCCACAGGGGAGGCAGGCTTCTCGGAGGAA CATGTACAGTTCATTGTCAACAATGCAATGAAGCTTTATTCTGAAGACCGCACTGGTCTGGTGGACTATGCATTGGAATCTGGAG GAGGCAGCATCATAAGCACACGCTGCTCAGAGTCCTTTGACACCAAAACAGCACTGCTGAGTCTGTTTGGCTTCCCGCTGTGGTACTTCTCCCAGTCAGCACGtgtagtcatacag CCAGATGTGCATCCTGGGAACTGCTGGGCATTTAAAGGATCACAAGGTTATCTGGTGATTGGGTTATCCATGAAGATTTTGCCTACAGCCTTTTCTCTGGATCATGTGCCCAAATCCCTGTCGCCCACTGGCAGCATCAGCAGCGCCCCACGAGAGTTCAGTGTATAT GGTCTTGATGACGAGCAGCAGGAAGAGGGGCAGTTACTCGGACAGTTTGTTTATAATGAAGATGGCGATGCTCTTCAGACCTTCTTAGTGTCT GAGGAGGTCTCGAGAGGTTTTCAGATCATTGAGATGAGAGTGCTGTCTAACTGGGGTCATCCTGAATACACCTGTTTGTACCGTTTCCGGGTTCATGGGAAGCTTGTTGATGAATGA
- the LOC128024969 gene encoding SUN domain-containing protein 1 isoform X4 yields MLGLLLERWQLVLSLNHWLEFRNGDRAQLVENDQTHCFIFTGSSYSSSAQDFERELKIGPVYESPRMSRRSLRLHTSLSHYGDDSLLDPSLQHSASFSCDKTLRSRRAHHSFSGTTPIIQTPRSASTSVLQAHNSTLNSCAPSDASLLSSLLDESSIQESTLVDSFWGLDEDCDIKDQTIIAHHSTVEAKTQNSTAQKGYICKDCSITSPSKNSSSLHNATGHQVSVTETPRSNFPNTALYCRDKNRRYKPGNEKYYNSMSVKEVVLQKERPKISGILWRTTSGSFLWLVDFFSKCLPMLSKVLFLVPFLLFLALCYWGPSRLLAMLPSANVMVWKDASYVTPSTTSMRDSEEGQTPPDTDTQRPLVLLSSSVEAERLMRLEDNLSQLWDRVTGGLLRQEEQHTEVLSLYNTLRSELHRHTDRESLGQWIGDLLEERFSLLTGDVQKEAKDTQQHQEKHAEERQSENTRLAEAEALLQTLARKTEELQRKQEPGFRKIPEAEVPAPDPHSEGDESSSSEVLLAEVRRLEEALQHIRDDVQGLMGCRDKCEQLDSLSISVSEQVEREIRSLFYGSDREEELELPKSLLQWLSDHFVSTTEMQASLGNLESSILGNLTLQVEEGQSPSKETITQTVRQATGEAGFSEEHVQFIVNNAMKLYSEDRTGLVDYALESGGGSIISTRCSESFDTKTALLSLFGFPLWYFSQSARVVIQPDVHPGNCWAFKGSQGYLVIGLSMKILPTAFSLDHVPKSLSPTGSISSAPREFSVYGLDDEQQEEGQLLGQFVYNEDGDALQTFLVSEEVSRGFQIIEMRVLSNWGHPEYTCLYRFRVHGKLVDE; encoded by the exons ATGCTGGGATTGTTACTAGAGAGATGGCAGTTGGTGCTGTCTTTGAATCATTGGCTTGAGTTTAGAAACGGTGACCGGGCACAGCTAGTGGAAAATGACCAGACCCATTGTTTCATTTTTACTGG TTCCAGCTACTCCTCTTCAGCACAAGACTTTGAGAGGGAGCTCAAGATTGGGCCCGTCTACGAGTCGCCCAGGATGTCCAGGCGTAGTCTCCGTCTGCACACCAGCCTGAGTCACTATGGAGACGACAGTCTGCTTGACCCATCTCTTCAGCACAGCGCCTCCTTCAGCTGTGACAA GACACTGAGGAGCAGAAGAGCTCATCACTCTTTTTCAGGGACAACACCGATTATTCAAACTCCGAGGTCTGCTTCCACGTCAGTCCTACAGGCCCATAACAGCACCCTGAACAGCTGTGCGCCCAGCGATGCCTCTCTGCTGTCCTCTCTTCTAGATGAGTCCTCCATACAGGAAAGCACCCTAGTCGACAGCTTTTGGG gTTTGGATGAAGACTGTGACATTAAGG acCAGACTATAATTGCACACCACAGCACAGTGGAGGCCAAAACGCAGAACTCTACAGCACAGAAAGGCTACATCTGCAAAGACTGCTCCATCACCTCTCCCTCCAAGAACAGCAGTTCCCTTCATAATGCTACTGGGCATCAGGTGTCTGTTACGGAGACGCCCAGATCAAACTTTCCAAACACTGCGTTATACTGCAGGGACAAGAATCGCAGATATAAGCCAG GCAATGAGAAATACTACAACAGTATGAGTGTTAAAGAGGTAGTGCTGCAAAAGGAACGACCGAAGATTAGTGGCAtactat gGAGGACTACCTCAGGAAGCTTCTTATGGCTTGTCGATTTCTTTTCAAA GTGTCTACCTATGCTTTCGAAAGTCCTATTTCTAGTACCTTTCCTTCTGTTTCTTG CTCTGTGCTACTGGGGGCCATCCAGACTGTTAGCCATGCTGCCTTCTGCTAATGTGATGGTGTGGAAGGACGCCTCCTATGTCACCCCTTCAACCACCTCTATGCGTGACTCAGAGGAGGGACAGACACCCCCTGACACAGACACTCAG AGGCCCTTGGTTCTGTTGTCTTCATCAGTAGAGGCAGAGAGGTTGATGCGTTTAGAAGACAACTTGTCTCAGCTGTGGGATCGAGTAACGGGGGGTTTGCTCAGGCAGGAGGAGCAGCACACTGAAGTGCTCAGTCTCTATAACACCCTGCGCTCAGAGCTTCACCGTCACACAGACCGAGAGAGTCTGGGCCAGTGGATTGGAGATCTGCTGGAGGAGAGATTCAGCTTACTGACAGGCGACGTGCAGAAAGAGGCCAAGGACACACAACAG CATCAAGAAAAGCATGCAGAAGAGCGTCAGTCAGAGAATACTCGACTCGCTGAAGCTGAGGCTCTGCTTCAGACATTAGCACGCAAAACTGAG GAGTTGCAGAGAAAACAAGAACCTGGTTTTAGAAAAATTCCTGAGGCTGAGGTGCCTGCCCCTGATCCACACAG TGAGGGGGATGAGAGCAGCTCCAGTGAGGTTTTACTGGCAGAGGTGAGGCGGCTAGAGGAGGCTTTGCAGCACATCAGAGATGATGTGCAGGGACTGATGGGATGCAGAGACAAGTGTGAGCAGCTGGATTCCCTATCAATCTCA GTATCCGAGCAGGTGGAGAGGGAAATCAGGTCTCTGTTTTATGGCAGTGACCGAGAGGAAGAGTTGGAGCTTCCTAAATCTCTCCTGCAGTGGCTCTCTGATCACTTTGTGAGCACCACTGAAATGCAGGCTTCACTCGGCAATCTGGAGAGCAGCATTCTGGGTAACCTGACCCTTCAGGTAGAGGAGGGCCAGTCACCTTCTAAAGAGACGATCACCCAAACTGTACGACAAGCCACAGGGGAGGCAGGCTTCTCGGAGGAA CATGTACAGTTCATTGTCAACAATGCAATGAAGCTTTATTCTGAAGACCGCACTGGTCTGGTGGACTATGCATTGGAATCTGGAG GAGGCAGCATCATAAGCACACGCTGCTCAGAGTCCTTTGACACCAAAACAGCACTGCTGAGTCTGTTTGGCTTCCCGCTGTGGTACTTCTCCCAGTCAGCACGtgtagtcatacag CCAGATGTGCATCCTGGGAACTGCTGGGCATTTAAAGGATCACAAGGTTATCTGGTGATTGGGTTATCCATGAAGATTTTGCCTACAGCCTTTTCTCTGGATCATGTGCCCAAATCCCTGTCGCCCACTGGCAGCATCAGCAGCGCCCCACGAGAGTTCAGTGTATAT GGTCTTGATGACGAGCAGCAGGAAGAGGGGCAGTTACTCGGACAGTTTGTTTATAATGAAGATGGCGATGCTCTTCAGACCTTCTTAGTGTCT GAGGAGGTCTCGAGAGGTTTTCAGATCATTGAGATGAGAGTGCTGTCTAACTGGGGTCATCCTGAATACACCTGTTTGTACCGTTTCCGGGTTCATGGGAAGCTTGTTGATGAATGA
- the LOC128024969 gene encoding SUN domain-containing protein 1 isoform X1: protein MLGLLLERWQLVLSLNHWLEFRNGDRAQLVENDQTHCFIFTGSSYSSSAQDFERELKIGPVYESPRMSRRSLRLHTSLSHYGDDSLLDPSLQHSASFSCDKTLRSRRAHHSFSGTTPIIQTPRSASTSVLQAHNSTLNSCAPSDASLLSSLLDESSIQESTLVDSFWGLDEDCDIKDQTIIAHHSTVEAKTQNSTAQKGYICKDCSITSPSKNSSSLHNATGHQVSVTETPRSNFPNTALYCRDKNRRYKPGAMGMLSEACIHSKRRIAAFVLYICTLLMHVALLKGLLLSVLHWCVRVCKGIARFTITLLRKTLRSVQKKRATNGCANGGNEKYYNSMSVKEVVLQKERPKISGILWRTTSGSFLWLVDFFSKCLPMLSKVLFLVPFLLFLALCYWGPSRLLAMLPSANVMVWKDASYVTPSTTSMRDSEEGQTPPDTDTQRPLVLLSSSVEAERLMRLEDNLSQLWDRVTGGLLRQEEQHTEVLSLYNTLRSELHRHTDRESLGQWIGDLLEERFSLLTGDVQKEAKDTQQHQEKHAEERQSENTRLAEAEALLQTLARKTEELQRKQEPGFRKIPEAEVPAPDPHSEGDESSSSEVLLAEVRRLEEALQHIRDDVQGLMGCRDKCEQLDSLSISVSEQVEREIRSLFYGSDREEELELPKSLLQWLSDHFVSTTEMQASLGNLESSILGNLTLQVEEGQSPSKETITQTVRQATGEAGFSEEHVQFIVNNAMKLYSEDRTGLVDYALESGGGSIISTRCSESFDTKTALLSLFGFPLWYFSQSARVVIQPDVHPGNCWAFKGSQGYLVIGLSMKILPTAFSLDHVPKSLSPTGSISSAPREFSVYGLDDEQQEEGQLLGQFVYNEDGDALQTFLVSEEVSRGFQIIEMRVLSNWGHPEYTCLYRFRVHGKLVDE from the exons ATGCTGGGATTGTTACTAGAGAGATGGCAGTTGGTGCTGTCTTTGAATCATTGGCTTGAGTTTAGAAACGGTGACCGGGCACAGCTAGTGGAAAATGACCAGACCCATTGTTTCATTTTTACTGG TTCCAGCTACTCCTCTTCAGCACAAGACTTTGAGAGGGAGCTCAAGATTGGGCCCGTCTACGAGTCGCCCAGGATGTCCAGGCGTAGTCTCCGTCTGCACACCAGCCTGAGTCACTATGGAGACGACAGTCTGCTTGACCCATCTCTTCAGCACAGCGCCTCCTTCAGCTGTGACAA GACACTGAGGAGCAGAAGAGCTCATCACTCTTTTTCAGGGACAACACCGATTATTCAAACTCCGAGGTCTGCTTCCACGTCAGTCCTACAGGCCCATAACAGCACCCTGAACAGCTGTGCGCCCAGCGATGCCTCTCTGCTGTCCTCTCTTCTAGATGAGTCCTCCATACAGGAAAGCACCCTAGTCGACAGCTTTTGGG gTTTGGATGAAGACTGTGACATTAAGG acCAGACTATAATTGCACACCACAGCACAGTGGAGGCCAAAACGCAGAACTCTACAGCACAGAAAGGCTACATCTGCAAAGACTGCTCCATCACCTCTCCCTCCAAGAACAGCAGTTCCCTTCATAATGCTACTGGGCATCAGGTGTCTGTTACGGAGACGCCCAGATCAAACTTTCCAAACACTGCGTTATACTGCAGGGACAAGAATCGCAGATATAAGCCAG GTGCGATGGGGATGTTGTCTGAGGCGTGCATTCATAGCAAAAGGAGAATTGCTGCATTTGTGTTGTACATATGCACTCTACTGATGCATGTGGCTCTGCTCAAAG GCCTGCTGTTATCAGTGTTGCACtggtgtgtgcgagtgtgtaagGGAATCGCTCGCTTCACAATCACTCTGCTGAGGAAGACATTGCGGTCTGTGCAGAAGAAGAGAGCCACCAATGGCTGTGCTAACGGAG GCAATGAGAAATACTACAACAGTATGAGTGTTAAAGAGGTAGTGCTGCAAAAGGAACGACCGAAGATTAGTGGCAtactat gGAGGACTACCTCAGGAAGCTTCTTATGGCTTGTCGATTTCTTTTCAAA GTGTCTACCTATGCTTTCGAAAGTCCTATTTCTAGTACCTTTCCTTCTGTTTCTTG CTCTGTGCTACTGGGGGCCATCCAGACTGTTAGCCATGCTGCCTTCTGCTAATGTGATGGTGTGGAAGGACGCCTCCTATGTCACCCCTTCAACCACCTCTATGCGTGACTCAGAGGAGGGACAGACACCCCCTGACACAGACACTCAG AGGCCCTTGGTTCTGTTGTCTTCATCAGTAGAGGCAGAGAGGTTGATGCGTTTAGAAGACAACTTGTCTCAGCTGTGGGATCGAGTAACGGGGGGTTTGCTCAGGCAGGAGGAGCAGCACACTGAAGTGCTCAGTCTCTATAACACCCTGCGCTCAGAGCTTCACCGTCACACAGACCGAGAGAGTCTGGGCCAGTGGATTGGAGATCTGCTGGAGGAGAGATTCAGCTTACTGACAGGCGACGTGCAGAAAGAGGCCAAGGACACACAACAG CATCAAGAAAAGCATGCAGAAGAGCGTCAGTCAGAGAATACTCGACTCGCTGAAGCTGAGGCTCTGCTTCAGACATTAGCACGCAAAACTGAG GAGTTGCAGAGAAAACAAGAACCTGGTTTTAGAAAAATTCCTGAGGCTGAGGTGCCTGCCCCTGATCCACACAG TGAGGGGGATGAGAGCAGCTCCAGTGAGGTTTTACTGGCAGAGGTGAGGCGGCTAGAGGAGGCTTTGCAGCACATCAGAGATGATGTGCAGGGACTGATGGGATGCAGAGACAAGTGTGAGCAGCTGGATTCCCTATCAATCTCA GTATCCGAGCAGGTGGAGAGGGAAATCAGGTCTCTGTTTTATGGCAGTGACCGAGAGGAAGAGTTGGAGCTTCCTAAATCTCTCCTGCAGTGGCTCTCTGATCACTTTGTGAGCACCACTGAAATGCAGGCTTCACTCGGCAATCTGGAGAGCAGCATTCTGGGTAACCTGACCCTTCAGGTAGAGGAGGGCCAGTCACCTTCTAAAGAGACGATCACCCAAACTGTACGACAAGCCACAGGGGAGGCAGGCTTCTCGGAGGAA CATGTACAGTTCATTGTCAACAATGCAATGAAGCTTTATTCTGAAGACCGCACTGGTCTGGTGGACTATGCATTGGAATCTGGAG GAGGCAGCATCATAAGCACACGCTGCTCAGAGTCCTTTGACACCAAAACAGCACTGCTGAGTCTGTTTGGCTTCCCGCTGTGGTACTTCTCCCAGTCAGCACGtgtagtcatacag CCAGATGTGCATCCTGGGAACTGCTGGGCATTTAAAGGATCACAAGGTTATCTGGTGATTGGGTTATCCATGAAGATTTTGCCTACAGCCTTTTCTCTGGATCATGTGCCCAAATCCCTGTCGCCCACTGGCAGCATCAGCAGCGCCCCACGAGAGTTCAGTGTATAT GGTCTTGATGACGAGCAGCAGGAAGAGGGGCAGTTACTCGGACAGTTTGTTTATAATGAAGATGGCGATGCTCTTCAGACCTTCTTAGTGTCT GAGGAGGTCTCGAGAGGTTTTCAGATCATTGAGATGAGAGTGCTGTCTAACTGGGGTCATCCTGAATACACCTGTTTGTACCGTTTCCGGGTTCATGGGAAGCTTGTTGATGAATGA